In the genome of Segatella copri, one region contains:
- a CDS encoding PTS galactitol transporter subunit IIC: MEQVFSYIISLGASVMMPIIFTVIGLCIGMKFGKALKSGLFVGVGFVGLGVVTALLTTNFNDPLKAISDIYHLQLNVFDMGWPAAAAVAYNTAVGALIIPICLGVNFLMLITKTTRTVNIDLWNYWHFAFIGAVAYFVMGESLLWGYFAAIVCYIITLVCADLTAEKFQKYYDLDGISIPQPFCQSFMPFAILFNKAMDMIPGFSKLDIDAEGLKKKFGVLGEPLVLGVIVGALIGWAAQLDIKKVLFLGVTMGAVMELIPRITSLFIDGLKPISEKTQELVKTKFNGKKVHIGMSPALVIGHPTTLVVSVILIPVILAIAVFLPGNQFLPLASLAGMFYLFPMILPFTKGNVVKTLIIGLVALIIGLYFVTDMAPDFTMAANQVYAATGDNAAHIPDGFAGGALDFASSLFGWVIYRGVKLSYIGMGVLTIITIALMVINRQRIVKEERMVKK; this comes from the coding sequence ATGGAACAGGTATTTAGCTATATCATAAGCTTGGGAGCGAGCGTGATGATGCCAATCATCTTCACGGTCATCGGCTTGTGTATCGGCATGAAATTCGGAAAGGCTTTGAAATCGGGACTCTTCGTAGGTGTGGGTTTCGTGGGCTTGGGTGTGGTGACGGCTTTGCTGACAACCAACTTCAACGACCCTTTGAAGGCAATCTCCGACATCTATCACCTACAGTTGAACGTGTTTGACATGGGTTGGCCTGCAGCCGCTGCCGTGGCTTATAACACAGCAGTGGGTGCCTTGATTATCCCAATCTGCTTGGGAGTCAACTTCCTGATGTTGATAACCAAGACCACCCGTACGGTGAACATCGACCTTTGGAACTACTGGCATTTCGCCTTTATCGGAGCCGTGGCATACTTCGTGATGGGTGAGAGTCTGCTTTGGGGTTACTTTGCAGCCATCGTCTGCTACATCATTACATTGGTATGTGCAGATTTGACCGCAGAGAAGTTCCAGAAGTACTACGACCTGGATGGTATCTCCATTCCGCAGCCATTTTGCCAGAGCTTCATGCCATTCGCCATCCTCTTCAACAAGGCAATGGATATGATTCCTGGTTTCTCTAAGCTCGATATTGATGCAGAGGGATTGAAGAAGAAGTTTGGTGTGCTGGGTGAGCCATTGGTTTTGGGAGTCATCGTGGGTGCCCTGATTGGTTGGGCAGCACAGCTCGATATCAAGAAGGTGCTCTTCCTCGGTGTGACCATGGGAGCCGTGATGGAGCTGATTCCTCGTATCACTTCCTTGTTTATTGACGGTTTGAAGCCTATCTCTGAGAAAACCCAGGAATTGGTGAAGACCAAGTTCAACGGCAAGAAGGTGCATATCGGTATGAGTCCAGCCCTGGTGATTGGTCATCCTACTACCCTGGTGGTATCGGTTATCCTGATTCCTGTGATTCTGGCCATCGCCGTATTCCTGCCAGGTAACCAGTTCTTGCCATTGGCATCATTGGCAGGTATGTTCTACCTCTTCCCAATGATCTTGCCATTTACCAAGGGTAATGTGGTGAAGACTCTGATCATCGGTTTGGTAGCCTTGATTATCGGTCTCTATTTTGTAACCGATATGGCTCCCGACTTTACCATGGCAGCCAACCAGGTTTATGCAGCCACAGGCGATAATGCCGCTCATATTCCAGATGGATTCGCAGGTGGTGCCCTCGATTTCGCCTCTTCTCTCTTCGGATGGGTTATCTATCGTGGCGTGAAGCTCTCTTACATCGGTATGGGCGTGCTCACCATCATCACCATCGCCCTGATGGTTATCAACCGCCAGCGCATCGTGAAGGAAGAGAGAATGGTAAAAAAGTAA
- the kduI gene encoding 5-dehydro-4-deoxy-D-glucuronate isomerase, translated as MKKLTLILAAMVLTASQAFGQCGKCGYEVKAENAYTNYNVRYASNPMDAKHYTTDRLRSEFAIEKVFAPGEVNWTYTMFDRFLIGGAEPTTAPLKLTSIAPLYTDKPNDQKNLLDNRELGIINIGGEGTVNVDGKKYTLGFQEALYVGRGAKNIEVSSKDAAKPAKFYMNSACAHQTYPTKKVTLKDANNIKAGSLKESNDRVIHQLIIDGVAGVRTCQLQMGVTELKEGSVWNTMPAHTHLRRMETYLYYNVPEGQKILHVMGEPQETRPIWLNNEQAVIAPEWSIHCAAGTSNYTFIWGMAGENLIYNDMQVVKIPTLE; from the coding sequence ATGAAGAAATTAACATTAATATTAGCAGCAATGGTATTAACAGCAAGTCAGGCTTTTGGCCAGTGTGGTAAGTGTGGATATGAGGTGAAGGCTGAGAATGCCTACACCAACTATAACGTTCGTTATGCTAGCAACCCAATGGATGCCAAGCATTACACAACAGATCGCCTCCGCAGCGAGTTCGCTATCGAGAAGGTGTTCGCTCCTGGTGAGGTAAACTGGACCTACACCATGTTCGACCGTTTCCTCATCGGTGGTGCAGAGCCAACAACCGCTCCTTTGAAGCTGACTTCTATTGCACCTCTCTATACAGACAAGCCAAACGATCAGAAGAACCTGCTTGACAACCGTGAGTTGGGTATCATCAACATCGGTGGCGAGGGTACTGTTAACGTGGATGGCAAGAAATATACCCTTGGTTTCCAGGAGGCCCTCTATGTAGGTCGTGGTGCCAAGAACATCGAGGTAAGCAGCAAGGATGCAGCCAAGCCAGCTAAGTTCTATATGAACAGTGCCTGCGCTCATCAGACTTATCCTACCAAGAAGGTGACTCTGAAGGATGCCAACAACATCAAGGCTGGTAGCCTGAAGGAGAGCAACGACCGCGTGATTCATCAGTTGATTATCGATGGTGTGGCTGGTGTTCGCACCTGCCAGTTGCAGATGGGTGTCACCGAGTTGAAGGAGGGTTCTGTATGGAACACCATGCCAGCTCATACTCACCTCCGCCGCATGGAGACATACCTTTATTACAATGTACCAGAGGGTCAGAAGATTCTTCACGTAATGGGTGAGCCACAGGAGACCCGTCCTATCTGGCTGAACAACGAGCAGGCCGTGATTGCTCCAGAGTGGTCAATCCACTGCGCTGCCGGCACCAGCAACTATACCTTTATCTGGGGTATGGCAGGTGAAAACCTTATCTATAACGATATGCAGGTAGTGAAGATTCCTACATTAGAATAA
- a CDS encoding MFS transporter has protein sequence MSSISTSKMSNFRWVICALLFIATTVNYMDRQVLSLTWKDFIAPEFHWTDDDYGTITGLFSIFYAIANLFAGKFVDWMGTKKGYLIAIFVWSTGAVMHAGCGWVAMQMEGYDSIEALRMVQAGSDAAVAIATISVWLFLSCRLILAVGEAGNFPAAIKVTAEYFPKKDRAFSTAIFNSGASVGALAAPATIPLLARCMGWEWAFIIIGVLGYIWMGLWMWLYEKPSESKHVNKVELTYIEQDEDLDKVEAENQNAEATEEKTIGFLKCFSYRQTWSFIVGKLMTDGVWWFFLFWAPAYFSDQYGYSSDSGMGIALIFTLYAIVTVLSIGGGYLPTYFVDKKGMNPYIGRMRAMLIFACFPLLGLIAQPMGEYSAWWPAIIIGLLGAGHQAWSANLYSTIGDMFPKSTVATITGIGAMAGGIGSFLINKGSGMLFTYAEGQGSAFSFMGFDGKPGAYMIVFCICSVAYLVGWCIMKALVPKYKPIVVE, from the coding sequence ATGAGCTCTATTTCAACTAGTAAAATGTCCAACTTCCGTTGGGTGATTTGTGCGTTGCTCTTCATTGCGACCACAGTGAATTATATGGACCGTCAGGTTCTGTCGTTAACATGGAAAGACTTCATCGCTCCTGAATTCCACTGGACTGATGACGACTACGGTACGATTACCGGTCTTTTCTCCATCTTCTATGCCATCGCCAACCTCTTTGCAGGTAAGTTTGTGGATTGGATGGGAACCAAGAAGGGTTATCTCATTGCCATCTTCGTATGGTCAACAGGTGCCGTGATGCATGCAGGTTGCGGTTGGGTAGCTATGCAGATGGAGGGTTATGACTCTATCGAGGCACTCCGCATGGTACAGGCTGGTAGCGATGCAGCTGTTGCTATCGCCACTATCAGTGTATGGTTGTTCCTCTCTTGCCGCTTGATTCTTGCAGTGGGTGAGGCTGGTAACTTCCCTGCAGCCATCAAGGTAACAGCGGAGTATTTCCCAAAGAAAGACCGTGCGTTCTCTACTGCCATCTTCAACAGTGGTGCCTCTGTAGGTGCCTTGGCTGCTCCTGCAACCATTCCATTGTTGGCTCGCTGCATGGGCTGGGAGTGGGCTTTCATCATCATCGGTGTGCTCGGTTATATATGGATGGGTCTCTGGATGTGGCTTTATGAGAAGCCATCTGAGAGCAAGCATGTAAACAAGGTTGAGCTTACTTACATTGAGCAGGATGAAGACCTTGACAAGGTTGAGGCTGAGAATCAGAACGCAGAGGCAACTGAGGAGAAGACCATCGGCTTCCTGAAGTGCTTCAGCTATCGCCAGACCTGGTCGTTCATCGTGGGTAAGTTGATGACTGATGGCGTATGGTGGTTCTTCCTTTTCTGGGCTCCAGCTTACTTCTCAGATCAGTATGGTTACTCTTCAGATTCTGGTATGGGTATTGCCCTCATCTTCACTCTTTATGCGATTGTTACCGTATTGAGTATTGGTGGTGGTTACTTGCCAACTTACTTTGTAGATAAGAAGGGTATGAATCCATATATCGGTAGAATGCGTGCGATGTTGATTTTCGCTTGTTTCCCATTACTCGGTTTGATTGCTCAGCCTATGGGTGAGTACAGTGCATGGTGGCCAGCTATCATCATCGGTTTGCTTGGTGCAGGTCATCAGGCATGGTCAGCCAACCTTTATTCTACTATTGGTGATATGTTCCCTAAGTCAACTGTTGCAACCATTACCGGTATTGGTGCGATGGCAGGTGGTATCGGTTCATTCTTGATTAACAAGGGTTCCGGTATGCTCTTCACCTATGCAGAGGGTCAGGGTTCTGCCTTCAGTTTCATGGGCTTCGATGGCAAGCCAGGTGCTTATATGATTGTATTCTGCATCTGTAGTGTGGCTTATCTGGTAGGCTGGTGCATCATGAAGGCTTTGGTACCAAAGTACAAGCCTATTGTTGTGGAGTAG